CAACCACAACCTCAACAACCACAACAACCGCAGGCACCAGCCAATGAACAGCGTCAACAGCCAGCTCAGCCGGATACCACCGCTCAGCCTGATGCAGCAGAAGGGATCAGTCAGTTTGAAGCACAAGTCATTGAATTGACCAATGCAGAAAGAAGAAGAAACGGGTTACCTGATTTGCAAACAGACTCAGCTTTAAGTAAAGTTGCACAAGTAAAATCTAACGACATGCAGCAAAATCGTTATTTTTCACATACCAGCCCAACATACGGTTCCCCTTTTGATATGATTAGGGACTTTGGTATAGATTTTAATTCTGCTGGTGAAAACATCGCCCAAGGACAACCTACCCCTGAGCAAGTGGTTCAGGCCTGGATGAACAGCCCGGGTCATCGCGCCAATATATTAAATGAAGGGTATACTCATATTGGTGTAGGCCACAACGAAAACGGCCATTATTGGACCCAAATGTTCATAAGCAGATAAAATTGGTGTAAATAGAAAAATAAAACTTTGGAATACCAATGAAGGCGATGAACAGCGCAGCCTAGACTCCATGAGGATATGGCTGCGCATTTTCGGTTTGGAAAAAGAAGACGGGTAAAACAGGGTGAATACAAGCTTGAAAGATAAGATTATTAATGCATATAATCCACTTAGCCAGATGTTATGACAATAAGTATTGATATTAACCGGCATATTTTTCACTAAAAAGATCTGAACAGCAGGTGAAATGAATTATGGTGTCAACATCATTTTTAAATTCCTCAAAATCATCAACTAAAAATTCCCCAGTAAACGTTTGAAATTTGCCCCGCAGTGGGACGTGTTTATTTATT
Above is a genomic segment from Caldalkalibacillus uzonensis containing:
- a CDS encoding CAP domain-containing protein produces the protein MNRKLLTVSIASLLFLMIVACTNAGDQAQDIRIIDEDYIENLRADGLQAEGIQARGQQADLENTQGQMSSECTTIPSDQFPHTQAVPIQHAIYDFIIVDGQQQQQPQPQQPQQPQAPANEQRQQPAQPDTTAQPDAAEGISQFEAQVIELTNAERRRNGLPDLQTDSALSKVAQVKSNDMQQNRYFSHTSPTYGSPFDMIRDFGIDFNSAGENIAQGQPTPEQVVQAWMNSPGHRANILNEGYTHIGVGHNENGHYWTQMFISR